GGGGCGGTCGCGGTACTGCTTGATGAGGGCCACCAGGTCGTCGTGTTTGTAGATGGTCTTGCGGGACACCTTGGCGCGGCGGGACACGGTGGAGAAGTTGATGTCGGCGTTGGTCTTGCGCAGGTAGGCGATCGCTTTTTCGACGGCACGCCGCTTCTCATCGCTGCGGCCGTCGCGGTATTCGGCCAGCGCATTCAGTGCTTTCTGGGTGGGTGGCGGCGGCTTGGGGCGACTCATCGCGGCGTGTCCGGGTCAGCCTTGCGCAACACTGATTCGTGGCTTCCGCGGGCAGCAGTCTGCATCGTGGGTGCCCGGTTGGCGGTACCCGCACCGGCGACGCTGTTTGCGCCGTCATCGGTCACGTCGTCGCGGTGGAGCCGGTCGAGGATGGCGTCCAGGGAGGCGATTTCGCGTCGACGCTCATGGATCCACACGTTGTCGTCGGTGAGCTCGCGCCCGGTGCGGGCACGGTACTGTTCGCGGCGGACGTCGATCAGTTTCAGGGTCCTGGCGCGTTGGTCGACCAGTTCGTCGAGGTGGGTGGCGTCGGTGGCGAAATGCCCGCATGACAAGCAGGCGTTGCCTTTGTCGCAGGTGGCTACCGGTGGCAGCAGGCATACCCCGTTGGGCAGCACCCG
Above is a window of Mycolicibacterium boenickei DNA encoding:
- a CDS encoding DUF6262 family protein, which produces MSRPKPPPPTQKALNALAEYRDGRSDEKRRAVEKAIAYLRKTNADINFSTVSRRAKVSRKTIYKHDDLVALIKQYRDRPAARQPAPAGRETSIDAALRHRLAAKDKEIAALKATVAEQQSTIELLYGQLDTLHEQIT